Within the Setaria viridis chromosome 3, Setaria_viridis_v4.0, whole genome shotgun sequence genome, the region ATGAATATCTATTTGAGGTGAACTTAACAATGATTACCGAAGAGAAGGATATATGAATAATTTTGACAAAATATCTCGAACTGCTTGTTCTGATTAGAAGTGAATATCTGAATTTGCTGTCAGCACTGGATAAGCACTGGATTAGCGTTTGAATATTTCTGCTCCTGGCCGTTCAGTTTAAGCACTTTGTAGTAAAATTTATTCTAGTTTCCCTGTGTTTCTTGAACTTATGAATATTGGTCGAATATTATTCCGCAGGCATTTGGCTGGGCATATGTCAACAATCGTCACAATACGTGGGAGCAGTTCTATGTGTACTGGATAAGCCCCTTTATTGGCGCCGTCCTTGCTGCGTGGATCTTCAAGGCTTTGTTCCTGGCACCGCCACCTAAGCCCAAGGCCAAGAAAGCATGATGATAATCATTtggtggtggtctggtggacGCTGGATCGGAAGAAACCAACATTAATTGCTAGAAATAGAGGGACTGAAAGACTTAGTTCCTCTTGTATTTAATTACCTCAATTTCCCCAGCATGTTGTTAAATTGATTAATGTGGTGACTCTGTTCATACCATTGATTAGCATGACAGTAATCAGAAATCGTGTCtttgaaaagaaaacagaaattGCCAAAAGTCTGATAAGCAATTCTGCAACAATTCATCACAGGTGCAAAAATGAAAAGGTCTACATCGCTGACATTATGCAGCATCCATCACTATGTCATACGGGCTGAGGTATGCATAAATGCAATGACAATGGAACCaggctaattttttttattttttgcgtGGAACTGTCAGGTTTGGTTTCTTAGTTTTGAGAATGTTCTGTTAGAGCTCTACATGATTCTCATTCCTGAACTACCCTTTTTGGATGATTGATGGTGTTTTTCAGTAGAGGTAAGTAACTCCCAGTGCCTCTCAAACGTCAAGCGCCCAGAAATATCTGATTGATGGTTGCTGTTTTTCAGTAGAGGTTACTCCCAGAAACATTTCTTCTTGAACTTTGCTCATCTCAAGCTTTTATCAGTCTGCTACATATATAAGATATGATGTGCCCGTGCTCGTCTTGTCAACAGCCGAGAACTTCCAGGGTTAAACTTCAGTTTTACATGTGTCTGAATTTGGATTGAACTAGACAGTTGGATGCATAAGCTATGTTGTACTCTGTTTCGGCAGGTTTTGGAACTGCTAGCCGATGAGTTACCACAGAATTTCAGGAGAACGTAGGAGGACACAATTGGGGCCTGACTTGTTGAACATAAAATTCTGTATGAATGATCTTGTGTAGCCTGCCTTACTTCTTCACTTCCTTATGTGATGCCTTGAACTTCCCGGCCTTTGAAAACACAAGAAATTACCCATTGCAGCGAACCTAAGCACTCCTATTCGTCAGTTGGTTTGCTTTTCACTTTTCAGTGCCCATAGAGCAATGTACTGTATATAGTATATCCACGCGACCTTGCTCTCCATCAACATTGCCATTTGGTATGGTAACAGATGAACAATTTATTCAGACAACGACTGCCCAAATCCAAGACCATCTTCTCTGGTCACAGACGGACATACAGTTACAACCCAATCAGCAAGTCTCAGCAGCTTGCATTGTCGGCTAGCCGAGGCGGAAGTTGTTGCAGTTCGTCTGCCGGAACAGCAGCGAGGAGCTGAACCCCAGCCGCGACGCCTCCAGGTCGAACTCCAGCAGGTTGTCCTCCATCATGTGGCCGCCGATCACCACCGACGTCCTcggcgcctcgccgccgtccaccacGCCGAGGCACAGCGCCCCGCCCTTGACGGCCACCATCGAGTTCGCCCCGAACACCACCCACGACGTGGCGTCGGTCCCCAGCACCAGCTCGATGGTCGGCACCGCGGGCCCCACGCGCGTGCTCCCGACCTTGCTCCCGTCGTAGCACAGCTGGAACGGCGCCACGGCCGGGGCGCGCGGGATCGCCGCCGTCTCGGCCGCGAACGCGCCGGTGACGGCCTTGTAGATGGAGCTCTCCAGCACGGTGTATGGCGCCACCGTGCTGAGCTTGGTCCCGCCCACGCCCTTCTTGTCGATGGCCAGCAGCGTCGCGTTCAGCGGCACGGCGCGGCCGTTCACCTTGATGCCCGTCACGCCGACGAAGTACTCGTCGGACTTGTCGCCCTTGGTGGACACGCCCGCCGTGCTCACCGGGTTGACGAGGAGCGGGGTGTAGATGAGCGACGAGTTGGAGAGCACGAACCCGGGCTGGAACGCGTAGGGCGCGTCGCCGAAGACGACGACGCCCGCGGAGCCCGCCGGCGGCAGGCAAAGTGCGAACTTGCGAGAGAACCGGAACGTTGCGGCGAGCTGCGTGGGCAGCGCGAAGCGGGCGCGGCTGAGCGACGCCATCCCCGTGGCGCCCGCCGCGAGGCCCTCCGTCAGGAACGTGGCGCCGCAGGTGAAGAGGAACGCCGGCGCCGTGGCGAgcgggccgggcgccgggcggaaCGTGGTGGGCAGCGCCAGCACGTCGGTGATGATGTTTCCGCCCGTGCTGACGTGCGTGACCGTGTTCCCGGGGAACCCGGCGCAGGTGTCGTTGAGGCAGGAAGGGCTGGGCGCGCCCAGGCAGCTGGTGGCGCAGGCCGCCGAGCGCGAGAGGCGGCAGGGTTTGGACGCGCACGGCACGCGGCGGTAGGTGGAGGAGGCGTACCCGGCCTCGCAGTCCACCCAGAGCGTGGCGCCCGCGAGGTCCAGCACCGCCTCCACAGGCGCCAGCGGCGTGCGCTGCCGGAACGACGTCACGTACTGCTGCGTGGCCGCGGCGTCCTTGCTCACCGGTAGCACCACGGCGCTCGGGTTGCCGTCGCGGGGGCCGGCCGCGCGGCAGGCCGACAGCAggcagaggaagaggagagcgGCGAGAGGAGGGAGGCGTGCCATGCTGGGCTGGAGGCGATGGCGATGTGACGTGGTAGCAGCGGCACGCAAGCAAGGAGTTTTATAGCGGGATGGGGATCGGAGACGGGGATGTGGCGCCGTGGCGGGGCGCGCGCGACACCGAAATGGACCGGTCGTACGCGATGGTTGGTTGGTGCGCACCAGCAGCGAGTCCACGGCGGCCCCGGCAGACTGCGCGTCCTCTGCATGGGCGCATGGCGGGAGCGATTTTTGTATGGGTGAGATCTAGGCGAGGGGATTTCGGCCACGAGAACTTATCCTGACGCACCGACGTGGCGCCGGTTGTCGCCGCCTCTGACTTGGACTCTTTTTTAGTGCGGCTGAGCTGACGAGTGACGAGTCGCTGTCTTGTCTTCATGGAGAACTGCGCAGATCCGGGCAAACCACCGGCGAGCCGGGCTGGGACAGTGGGACAACGTGTGAAACCATGGGAGGAAGTGTAGTTTTGGGGAGCACGGCGAGCGAAAAAGGTCGGCAGCTCGGCGTTCCCGGCACGCGGGAGACGCACCAGCTTTTGCGCACGCCGGCAGGGGATGGGATGGGGAATAATGGCCGGGCAGGGCAGGGATGTTGGGTGTGCTGTGCAGAAAACGAATTGGACTTGGACCACGACCACGCTGCTGCCGGCAATGGGCATCTGACCGGAGCTGCCGcgtgctgctgcggctgccggCAACGGGGGAAATGGGCAGGAGAGGAATCTGGGATCGGGTTGGGCTTTGCAGGCCAGCGACTCACACAAAGAcacctgcctgcctgcctgcctggtgGGCCGGAGCTACGAGCCTATGATCTGGGCTAGGATTGAATTGGCGAGGCCCAAACTTACCGCAACCTAATCTTGCCAACTACTCCATACAACGATCCATGAGATGACGTTCTTAGATACCGCGATGCAATCATATCCCACCCCTTAACTGAGTATGTATATTTCTAGATTTTCACAATTTTAGCTTGCACATTCATAATGATACCATGAGTGCTTTAGGCTGTTCCCAAGATATATTTTCGAAAATCTAGGTTTGTTATTTTACCAGATTGCGCTTCCATTCGCATCGCCCCCTTTTTGTGTCTAGGCCTCTTGTCTACCTATTTGCTTTCAAAGCCGTGATGCATCGAGAGATCTAGGCATTTAGGTAGTGTGGGTATGTATGCTCTGGCGGGGTAGTCTTCTTTACCTATATCCATATGGAAGCAAGGCTAGTATAGGAAATTGGTACTGGCTATCATTATTTGTCTTTGGTTCCGTTTAGCTTGCACTATTTACTTGATCTCGCACTTCTTTCTATGAAAAAAGGATAGCTTTTCTTTATTCAAAGCAAAAATAGCCCGgatttgcacattttgtatctCACTGGCAACTGACCAGCCTCCTAGACAGAAGAGAGAGCCTCCTAGACAGAGAAATTTCAGCGATCGCTGGTGTTGGCCGTCAAATCACCGCCGAAACTAGGAGAGATGGATCCCCATCCTTCAAGGATCAATCTCCAAGAAGAGGATCATCACCAGGACAAGTTTTGTCACGGAGGACCGCCAGGAGACGAGGAGGCGAGCGAGGCTTGTCTCAATCGCTCCCGATTTCGAGAGGTGTGGCGGTTGTCGTCCTCACCGCCGCAACCTCGCCACCTCACCATCGCTCTGGAAGAATCAGAATGAGATTCGAAATGGAAACTAGGAAGAGATTCGACCCAAAGTGAAATGCGAGATAACTGATGGAGATGGTGGTGGAATCAGGCAAAATCATGAACAGATCCTGAATGCAATTCGAGCACCGTTGGGGGGCAGGGAATGCATGGCAGACTCGTTGGGCCGTAGAGAACAGGAACAAACCCAGCCCAAAACGGCCCATTTTGGCAACTACATTGAGGACCTCTTCTCTCACTCATATACACCGCCGCCACTCCCCCATCGATGTCTCTGGATTGAGGCAGctagtgtcggtgttttagaccagaaACCCATCTAGGGAGTACCCAatgtggtcttttgtgcggtgggtgtcgtcgagaatcaaggagtcgatggtgacgcaaggaacacgatttagacagattcgggccgctagatcgcgtaataccctatgtcctgtgtgttggttgtattgatcttgttctttgttgtttggagggggtccttgcccacCATTTTATAGTcgagggagcagggttacagggcggattgtgtatgagtcctagtcgagtacgtttacagagtccatgaagccttcacgccctgcagagtagtcttcatgtccgagtaggttcTGGGTACGTTCCCTTGAATGGGTCcatacaagtcttctggtgggcccgggGGTGCCTAGCCaataagcccccgagtactttgtagtcgagaggaacaattccgagtacttgaagatgtcgcccgagttcctcctggtgctcttcccgagtactttgtagtaaAGAGGAACAATTCTGAGTACTTGAAGATGTCACctgagttcctcctggtgctcctcgagtacttcTCGTTGCGGCCAACCTTCGAGTACCGGAGCTGTCgcgtgactggaaggtactctttgcAGTTCccgatgtttgcttcgagtagtctttgtcttgaaacttttttatatggtagtcgatgacaatcgcactccatatggagtagcccccgagccttaggttgaatcgaagaattaggctgagggtcaaacttgtaatttcaCTTCAACTTATCttagtcttcagaaaaagaaaactttatccaatgAGTACAGtatacgcagcccccgagcacttggacgACTACTTGTAGTCGGTGAAGGGATCAATGTCTTGGTTAGAGTAGCCGTTGAACACTATATTGTGGTAAATCTGCATCGTATCTGATCGTTGCTAGATTAATGGGTGGATCCCGGAAATGTTGCTGATATAATAGGGGGCCCAGCGCTAATTATTAGCACGGCTGTTTTAGCAGATCTGCAATTTGCACCCCCTTTGCAACCCTAGCGCCGCTGTTTCTGTTTGCGCCACCACTGCAATTGTTGCCCCGCCCAATCTTTGAAGAGAAATCGCTGCGGCCTTCTTCACCCCCTTTTTTCCTCGAGATTAATTGATGCataccaagaagatgggcaagaagcctgagaagatccaggggGAGGCCACAACCACCAGCAAGGGGAGatccagatccaagaagggcaaggagccTGAGATATGGAAATGCATGGCAATTTGAAGAACACCCCAAGAAGACGGTGATGCTGGCTCACTTTGTCGAAAGGGGCATGGCGGTGCCTACCTCTAACTTCTTCAAAGGTATTCTTGAGTATTATAATCTTTAGTTAGTCCATTTGAATCCGAATGGTGTGctgcatatggctatctttgtacacttgtgcgaAGTGTACTTGGGTGTTTTGCCTAGTTTGGGcttgtttaggaaattgttcCGGTGTAAACCACAACCCAGTGTGattaggacagaagtctttggaggagcTGAGTTTCAGTTGAGAAACTCGGGTGTGTATCTTGAATATGACCTACCTGATTCCCACGTTgattggaagaagaggtggttttatattgggaaccatgatcctgtcttgcTAGTAGTCACCGGCCATGATCCGAAACATGCAGACAACTGGGTAATGGAGCCTGGGGATACTCATGAGATCACCGACTTGTTGGTGTAGATTTCCGACTTGAGAGCTTTAGGGTTGACTGGGATCCATGTAGCCGCCAGTTTCCTCAAGCGCCGAGTTCAGCCCCTACAACAGCGTGCTCATTGGGGCTTCGAGTAcacgggttttgatgacccgtcgtgTAAATCTTGCTCTATTGAGAAATTTAAGTCTTGATGTGATCGATGATCTTTCCTCGTAGTTAGGAAAACAAATCCGGGTAATCGAGTAGTTGTAGTATCCGGTGTGATCTTCAATTATTGGAGTTGCTCGTGAGGGTACTATAGCTATTATTGCCTTGTACTTGAGAGGGTGCACGGGTACACTGTTCATTTTTGTCCGTTGTGTCCAGTGTGGTCACATGCGTGGAGTTAAGGCGTTTGTCTAGCCCTTGTCAGTGTCTGAGGCTATTCGTCACGAGCGAGTAGTAACTGCAAGTAGTTGGCAGTTGCAGCCCTTCGGCTATAAATGAGCCTCTGGGTACTCGATCGGGATCATGCCCTTCAGTATAGCGATGGCTTGCTtcaggttgctgttgtttgatagtagagagCTTCCAATGAGTGTCCCGATGCTagagattcctcgtagattagagccaccttccctccacagactcttacgcttgtagggatagccgcaatgctagaagaatcctcgtaagagggtttgccgtgtgcctcatcttgcaactcGCGATCCAGCTCAGTTCGTGCTGGAACTCGCcagtgaaggatgatgagcttcgcggtctttatccggcttcctgattagaggtggaggaggtgtggCATACGGTAAGGATCTGTGTGCTAAAGCTGTCCATGGAGCAGCTTCGGGGAGTGCACTTTGTCTTCTTGGTGATTTTGTTCCTGATCTGCGTCGAGTATTCATCCTATCGTtgtcgagggagcggcggtgaaggagtaccTGGCGTTCCGGTTGTCAGGAGGAACCAGGGTACAACTGCCTATTGCGCAGCTTCCTCGTGTGCAGGTTTtgccttttgacactgcttgcaCCTTGGTAGTCGAGCAATCACCATGCTCGTGTATCCTTGTAATATAGTAAAAGCTTGGGACTTTTGTTCTAActgccagtaggtagttgcttgtagtcgttgttgtgcaattgtgttgtattttgtatacctcGACTTCATTGGGTAGTCGATTTTAATCCTGCGGAGTTTCGTTAATGCAAAAAATGCAAGTATGAAGTGAGTTTGAGTACTCCTTGGCTGATGGTTGTAGCAGCCTTGTGCCTTTGAAGAACGAAGGACTAGCGCCGTAGCCGTGGCTTGTTATCATAGAGCGTTGTAGCCCAGCAAGTGGAAAGACTTGAGTTGTGTCTTTGTGAAGCCGCTTAGACTTGTAGAGACGAGTCGAAGAGAGAGCGTTGAAACTCGtagagctgaagagcttgagtgactgtgaatagccgacgagttgtgataactcgaagagacttgatggaatcaagtcgaaggcggagcgctggggctcgcagagct harbors:
- the LOC117849594 gene encoding probable aspartic proteinase GIP2 produces the protein MARLPPLAALLFLCLLSACRAAGPRDGNPSAVVLPVSKDAAATQQYVTSFRQRTPLAPVEAVLDLAGATLWVDCEAGYASSTYRRVPCASKPCRLSRSAACATSCLGAPSPSCLNDTCAGFPGNTVTHVSTGGNIITDVLALPTTFRPAPGPLATAPAFLFTCGATFLTEGLAAGATGMASLSRARFALPTQLAATFRFSRKFALCLPPAGSAGVVVFGDAPYAFQPGFVLSNSSLIYTPLLVNPVSTAGVSTKGDKSDEYFVGVTGIKVNGRAVPLNATLLAIDKKGVGGTKLSTVAPYTVLESSIYKAVTGAFAAETAAIPRAPAVAPFQLCYDGSKVGSTRVGPAVPTIELVLGTDATSWVVFGANSMVAVKGGALCLGVVDGGEAPRTSVVIGGHMMEDNLLEFDLEASRLGFSSSLLFRQTNCNNFRLG